Proteins encoded together in one Micromonospora kangleipakensis window:
- a CDS encoding ADP-ribosylglycohydrolase family protein, producing the protein MSLLLDTSVGCLVGAAVGDALGGATETALPEQIRARYGGWVEGIVPPYHADWATARPLAPYHKGDGHITDDTLMTHALVRAYAAKRDHLDAYDVVELLVPDLIERVVYIPDLEREGVTFHRLAAAERWLVTRLHHAHADPREAGVGNIVNCGAAMYMAPVGIVNAGDPAGAYAEAVEIAGAHQHSYGREAAAVFAAAVAAAAAPGAGVDDVLAAALDLARDGTRAAIDAVVKEARGYDDWKAAIPALRAAVAPYDTVGEEYRSPGLGARRPSRLHAIEELPVALGMLVVAGGDYRAAVLGSVNYGRDADSTATMAGAIAGALGGTAAVPAEWAETVAGASRTDLVEPARLLAEVATEVFERDRERFARRAERFGGLA; encoded by the coding sequence ATGTCACTCTTGCTCGACACGTCGGTCGGCTGCCTGGTCGGCGCCGCGGTGGGCGACGCCCTCGGCGGGGCCACCGAGACAGCGCTCCCCGAGCAGATCCGCGCCCGCTACGGCGGCTGGGTCGAGGGCATCGTGCCCCCGTACCACGCCGACTGGGCCACCGCGCGGCCACTCGCGCCGTACCACAAGGGCGACGGGCACATCACCGACGACACGTTGATGACCCACGCCCTGGTCCGGGCGTACGCGGCCAAGCGGGACCACCTCGACGCGTACGACGTGGTGGAACTGCTCGTCCCCGACCTGATCGAGCGGGTGGTGTACATACCCGACCTGGAGCGGGAGGGGGTGACCTTCCACCGGCTGGCCGCGGCCGAACGGTGGCTGGTCACCCGCCTGCACCACGCGCACGCCGACCCCCGCGAGGCCGGCGTGGGCAACATCGTCAACTGCGGCGCCGCCATGTACATGGCCCCGGTCGGCATCGTCAACGCAGGCGACCCGGCCGGGGCGTACGCGGAGGCGGTGGAGATCGCCGGGGCGCACCAGCACAGCTACGGGCGGGAGGCCGCGGCCGTCTTCGCCGCCGCGGTCGCCGCCGCCGCGGCCCCCGGCGCGGGCGTCGACGACGTGCTCGCCGCGGCGCTCGACCTGGCCCGCGACGGCACCCGCGCCGCCATCGACGCGGTGGTCAAGGAGGCCCGGGGGTACGACGACTGGAAGGCGGCCATCCCCGCGCTGCGCGCCGCGGTCGCCCCCTACGACACGGTGGGGGAGGAGTACCGCAGCCCCGGCCTGGGCGCCCGCCGGCCCAGCCGGCTGCACGCCATCGAGGAGCTGCCGGTGGCGCTGGGCATGCTGGTGGTGGCCGGCGGCGACTACCGGGCGGCGGTGCTCGGCTCGGTCAACTACGGCCGCGACGCCGACTCCACCGCCACCATGGCCGGCGCGATCGCCGGGGCGCTGGGTGGCACGGCGGCCGTGCCCGCCGAGTGGGCCGAGACGGTGGCGGGGGCGTCCCGCACCGACCTGGTCGAGCCGGCGCGCCTGCTCGCCGAGGTGGCCACCGAGGTCTTCGAGCGCGACCGGGAGCGCTTCGCCCGCCGCGCCGAGCGGTTCGGCGGGCTGGCATGA
- a CDS encoding ADP-ribosylglycohydrolase family protein has protein sequence MSAAGAPATGGPTAAGRPGGPAPRAGAAGGPRLTWVQPEDLLPHELAASRDEGRDVTALADRWTAAGGDVKAPVGGASAAPAPPELRALAVQLLDAADALPVPHAADEPDDLDAVRASWPATWDLPTTTTRDRLHGAWLGRAVGCLLGKPVEKIPRHGIREILTATGRWPLRGYFTAEGLPAEVAARWPWNRRSAPTSLAENIAGMPEDDDLNFALLALRILETHGPDFTSADVAQAWLDWLPAGRVFTAERVAYRNLLLGHAPPETARRHNPFREWIGAQIRTDVYGWTNPGRPDRAAEAAWRDAAVSHVRAGAYGAIWVAALATAAPVAGSIDEVLDAGESVLPPGSRFTAAVREARALGAGTDDWESIVDTLYERHGHLHWVHVRNNAALVAAALAYGRGDLERSICAVVGGGWDTDSTGATVGAVTGALTGASGLPDRWVAPLHNRLASSIAGFDGVGFDALADRTLALTAGSAA, from the coding sequence ATGAGCGCTGCGGGTGCCCCGGCCACCGGCGGCCCGACGGCTGCCGGTCGGCCGGGCGGCCCGGCCCCGCGGGCCGGCGCGGCGGGCGGGCCGCGGCTGACCTGGGTGCAGCCGGAGGACCTGCTGCCGCACGAGCTGGCGGCCAGCCGGGACGAGGGCCGCGACGTCACCGCCCTCGCCGATCGCTGGACCGCGGCCGGCGGCGACGTCAAGGCCCCGGTCGGCGGGGCGTCGGCGGCGCCCGCGCCACCGGAGCTGCGGGCCCTGGCCGTCCAGCTGCTCGACGCCGCCGACGCCCTCCCCGTGCCCCACGCGGCGGACGAGCCGGACGACCTCGACGCCGTCCGGGCCAGCTGGCCGGCGACATGGGACCTGCCGACCACCACCACGCGGGACCGGCTGCACGGCGCCTGGCTCGGCCGGGCCGTCGGCTGCCTGCTCGGCAAGCCGGTGGAGAAGATCCCCCGGCACGGGATCCGGGAGATCCTCACCGCCACCGGCCGGTGGCCCCTGCGCGGGTACTTCACCGCCGAAGGGCTGCCCGCCGAGGTCGCCGCCCGCTGGCCGTGGAACCGGCGCAGCGCCCCCACCAGCCTGGCCGAGAACATCGCCGGCATGCCGGAGGACGACGACCTCAACTTCGCGCTGCTGGCCCTGCGGATCCTGGAGACCCACGGCCCGGACTTCACCAGCGCCGACGTGGCGCAGGCCTGGCTGGACTGGCTGCCCGCCGGGCGGGTCTTCACCGCCGAGCGGGTCGCCTACCGCAACCTGCTGCTCGGCCACGCCCCGCCGGAGACCGCCCGCCGGCACAACCCGTTCCGGGAGTGGATCGGCGCGCAGATCCGCACCGACGTGTACGGCTGGACCAACCCCGGCCGCCCCGACCGGGCCGCCGAGGCGGCCTGGCGGGACGCCGCCGTCAGCCACGTCCGCGCCGGGGCGTACGGGGCGATCTGGGTGGCCGCGCTCGCCACGGCGGCGCCGGTCGCCGGGAGCATCGACGAGGTGCTGGACGCGGGTGAGTCGGTGCTGCCCCCGGGCAGCCGGTTCACCGCCGCCGTCCGGGAGGCGCGCGCGCTCGGCGCCGGCACCGACGACTGGGAGAGCATCGTGGACACCCTCTACGAGCGGCACGGCCACCTGCACTGGGTGCACGTGCGCAACAACGCTGCCCTGGTCGCGGCGGCCCTCGCGTACGGGCGCGGCGACCTGGAGCGGTCCATCTGCGCCGTGGTCGGCGGCGGCTGGGACACCGACTCGACCGGCGCCACCGTCGGCGCGGTCACCGGGGCGCTGACCGGCGCGTCCGGGCTGCCCGACCGCTGGGTCGCGCCGCTGCACAACCGGCTGGCCAGCAGCATCGCCGGCTTCGACGGGGTCGGCTTCGACGCCCTCGCCGACCGCACCCTCGCCCTGACCGCCGGGAGTGCGGCGTGA
- a CDS encoding ribokinase produces the protein MSARVVVVGSANLDLVVTTPQLPRPGETVLGGDFRTVPGGKGANQAVAAARAGADCAFVGAVGTDDFGMLLSDNLIAAGIDVRGLRTVDGPSGVALIAVDGAAENFIVVAPGANAALTTLDAADRTAVAAADVLLLQLEVPLAAVTQAAEWARADGTTVVLNAAPARPLPAELLDLVDVLVVNEHEAAVVGGVFTEEPGALLDALVTLVPRVVLTLGARGAAYADRDDVRVEVPAPKIDAVDTTAAGDAFTGALAVALAERGGALTADTAPAVLRWACAAGAACAQRPGASTALPRRAAIDALYAATYGDAA, from the coding sequence GTGAGCGCCCGGGTGGTCGTGGTCGGCAGCGCCAACCTGGACCTGGTGGTGACCACGCCGCAGCTGCCCCGGCCCGGCGAGACGGTGCTCGGCGGCGATTTCCGCACCGTGCCCGGCGGCAAGGGCGCCAACCAGGCGGTGGCCGCCGCCCGGGCCGGCGCGGACTGCGCCTTCGTCGGCGCCGTCGGCACCGACGACTTCGGCATGCTGCTGAGTGACAACCTGATCGCCGCCGGCATCGACGTACGGGGCCTGCGCACCGTCGACGGGCCCTCCGGCGTCGCGCTGATCGCCGTCGACGGCGCGGCGGAGAACTTCATCGTCGTCGCCCCCGGCGCCAACGCCGCCCTCACCACGCTCGATGCCGCCGACCGTACAGCGGTGGCCGCCGCCGACGTGCTGCTGCTCCAGCTCGAGGTGCCGCTCGCGGCGGTCACCCAGGCCGCCGAGTGGGCCCGCGCCGACGGCACCACCGTGGTGCTCAACGCCGCCCCCGCCCGGCCGCTCCCGGCCGAGCTGCTCGACCTGGTCGACGTGCTGGTGGTCAACGAACACGAGGCGGCGGTCGTCGGCGGCGTCTTCACCGAAGAGCCGGGCGCGCTGCTCGACGCCCTGGTGACCCTGGTGCCCCGGGTGGTGCTGACCCTGGGCGCGCGCGGCGCCGCGTACGCCGACCGGGACGACGTCCGCGTCGAGGTCCCGGCGCCGAAGATCGACGCGGTCGACACCACCGCGGCGGGTGACGCGTTCACCGGCGCGCTCGCCGTCGCCCTCGCCGAACGCGGCGGCGCCCTCACCGCCGACACCGCCCCCGCTGTCCTGCGCTGGGCGTGCGCCGCCGGTGCGGCCTGCGCGCAGCGCCCCGGCGCGTCCACCGCCCTGCCGCGGCGGGCCGCGATCGACGCCCTGTACGCCGCGACCTACGGAGATGCCGCGTGA
- a CDS encoding formylglycine-generating enzyme family protein → MSFNAYVPRPIDRPTDVPLGAHADLTTLDEAKIFAAPADPADWPAWRDQLTRWRADARTRLAYTGSHYDEITGDCFSVCLAWLWDETLYDHERGVFTVESFLESARRDFGGFGGVVLWHAYPVIGLDDRNQFDWYRDVPELPEVVRAFQAHGVRVFIDYNPWDTGTKREPGTDAEEVAALAATLGVDGVFLDTLKEGAGELRKALDAVRPGLVLEGESRVPLARVEDHAMSWAQWFADSEVPGVLRAKWFERRHILHHTRRWHRSHLDELHSAWLNGCGVLVWESVFGVWVGWNDRDKAVLRAMRRVQASHAAWLRAEDWVPLADHPGAGPVYASRWTHQGEPLWTVVNRGDDHDGPWLLTDARPGRRFVDLVTGADLTVRETGDGRVAVGGPLPAGAIAAVVATDEPVDRHEPPTGDPSFPARAAVRTRTPWAPLAALPDGMVIVDGGRHDLAVRHRVRETGLYGEAPYVDEWKPLPPRLHHTGTLRRPVRLGHFAIDTHEVTHGQYARFLAATGYRPVRPERFTAGRGPADAPVTGVDLADARAYADWAGLRLPTEDEWQVAAEAGLLSRREPLVWNLTESEHSDGRTRFVILKGGCAYRAEGSDWYLDGGPQPPDVSVKLLLTGAGLTRSDSVGFRCAADLPGELR, encoded by the coding sequence GTGAGCTTCAACGCCTACGTGCCGCGGCCGATCGACCGGCCGACCGACGTGCCGCTCGGCGCGCACGCCGACCTGACCACCCTCGACGAGGCGAAGATCTTCGCCGCCCCCGCCGACCCGGCCGACTGGCCCGCCTGGCGGGACCAGCTCACCCGGTGGCGGGCCGACGCCCGGACCCGCCTCGCCTACACCGGCAGCCACTACGACGAGATCACCGGCGACTGTTTCAGCGTCTGCCTCGCCTGGCTCTGGGACGAGACCCTCTACGACCACGAGCGGGGGGTCTTCACCGTCGAGTCCTTCCTGGAGTCCGCGCGGCGCGACTTCGGCGGCTTCGGCGGGGTGGTGCTCTGGCACGCGTACCCGGTGATCGGGCTGGACGACCGCAACCAGTTCGACTGGTACCGGGACGTGCCCGAGCTGCCCGAGGTGGTGCGCGCGTTCCAGGCGCACGGCGTCCGGGTGTTCATCGACTACAACCCCTGGGACACCGGCACAAAACGGGAGCCCGGCACCGACGCCGAGGAAGTGGCCGCGCTGGCCGCCACCCTCGGCGTCGACGGGGTCTTCCTGGACACCCTCAAGGAGGGCGCCGGCGAGCTGCGCAAGGCCCTCGACGCGGTCCGGCCCGGCCTGGTGCTGGAGGGGGAGAGCCGGGTGCCGCTCGCCCGCGTCGAGGACCACGCGATGTCCTGGGCGCAGTGGTTCGCCGACTCCGAGGTGCCCGGGGTGCTGCGGGCCAAGTGGTTCGAGCGGCGGCACATCCTGCACCACACCCGACGCTGGCACCGCAGCCACCTGGACGAGCTGCACTCCGCCTGGCTCAACGGCTGCGGGGTGCTGGTCTGGGAGAGCGTCTTCGGCGTCTGGGTCGGCTGGAACGACCGGGACAAGGCCGTGCTGCGGGCGATGCGCCGGGTGCAGGCCAGCCACGCCGCCTGGCTGCGCGCCGAGGACTGGGTGCCGCTCGCCGACCACCCCGGCGCCGGTCCGGTGTACGCGTCCCGCTGGACCCACCAGGGCGAACCCCTGTGGACGGTGGTGAACCGGGGCGACGACCACGACGGGCCCTGGCTGCTCACCGACGCCCGACCGGGCCGGCGCTTCGTCGACCTGGTCACCGGCGCGGACCTGACCGTCCGCGAGACCGGTGACGGCCGGGTCGCCGTCGGCGGCCCGCTCCCGGCCGGCGCGATCGCCGCCGTGGTCGCCACCGACGAGCCCGTCGACCGGCACGAGCCGCCGACCGGCGACCCGTCCTTCCCGGCCCGCGCCGCGGTGCGGACCCGCACCCCGTGGGCGCCCCTCGCCGCCCTGCCCGACGGCATGGTCATCGTCGACGGCGGCCGTCACGACCTGGCCGTCCGCCACCGGGTCCGGGAGACCGGCCTGTACGGGGAGGCGCCCTACGTCGACGAGTGGAAGCCGCTGCCGCCCCGGCTGCACCACACCGGCACGCTGCGCCGGCCGGTCCGGCTCGGCCACTTCGCCATCGACACCCACGAGGTCACCCACGGCCAGTACGCGCGCTTCCTCGCCGCCACCGGCTACCGACCGGTCCGACCGGAACGGTTCACCGCCGGGCGGGGACCCGCCGACGCCCCGGTCACCGGCGTCGACCTCGCCGACGCCCGCGCGTACGCCGACTGGGCGGGGCTGCGACTGCCCACCGAGGACGAGTGGCAGGTCGCCGCCGAGGCGGGGCTGCTCAGCAGGCGGGAACCCCTCGTCTGGAACCTGACCGAGAGCGAGCACTCCGACGGGCGCACCCGGTTCGTCATCCTCAAGGGCGGGTGCGCGTACCGGGCGGAGGGCTCCGACTGGTACCTCGACGGCGGCCCGCAGCCGCCCGACGTGTCGGTGAAGCTGCTGCTGACCGGGGCCGGGCTCACCCGCTCCGACTCGGTCGGCTTCCGCTGCGCCGCCGACCTGCCGGGGGAGCTCCGATGA
- a CDS encoding CaiB/BaiF CoA transferase family protein has product MTAPLDGVKVVDLATLFAGPLAAAFLGDFGADVVKVEHPAKPDPSRGHGPAKDGVGLWWKVLGRNKRTVTCNLSDPQGAALLRRLLADADVLVENFRPGTLERWGLGPDELHAVNPRLVIARISGFGQLGPYASRPGFGTLAEAMSGFAAATGEPDGPPTLPPFGLADSVTALAAAYAVMLALRGRDLTGRGQVVDLAIIEPIMAMLGPQITWYDQLGYVQPRLGNRSNNNAPRNTYRCADGRWVAVSTSAQSIAERVLRLVGRPELIDEPWFATGSGRAAHADELDAAVAAWVAKRDRDEVVTAFEAAQAAVAPVYDVRDILADPQYAALGTVATVPDEELGQVRMQNVPFRMSATPGEIRHAGRRHGQDTDEVFRALGVTDDELAALRARGVI; this is encoded by the coding sequence ATGACCGCGCCGCTGGACGGGGTCAAGGTCGTCGACCTGGCCACCCTCTTCGCCGGTCCGCTCGCCGCCGCGTTCCTCGGCGACTTCGGCGCCGACGTGGTCAAGGTCGAGCACCCGGCCAAGCCCGACCCGTCGCGCGGCCACGGCCCGGCCAAGGACGGCGTCGGCCTGTGGTGGAAGGTGCTCGGCCGCAACAAGCGGACCGTCACCTGCAACCTCTCCGACCCGCAGGGCGCGGCGCTGCTGCGCCGGCTGCTCGCCGACGCCGACGTGCTGGTGGAGAACTTCCGCCCCGGCACCCTGGAACGCTGGGGGCTCGGCCCCGACGAGCTGCACGCGGTCAACCCGCGCCTGGTCATCGCCCGGATCAGCGGCTTCGGCCAGCTCGGCCCGTACGCCTCCCGGCCCGGGTTCGGCACCCTGGCCGAGGCGATGAGCGGCTTTGCCGCCGCCACCGGGGAACCCGACGGGCCGCCGACCCTGCCCCCGTTCGGGCTGGCCGACTCGGTGACCGCGCTCGCCGCCGCGTACGCGGTCATGCTGGCCCTGCGCGGCCGCGACCTCACCGGCCGGGGCCAGGTCGTCGACCTGGCCATCATCGAGCCGATCATGGCGATGCTCGGCCCGCAGATCACCTGGTACGACCAGCTCGGCTACGTCCAGCCCCGGCTGGGCAACCGGTCCAACAACAACGCCCCGCGCAACACCTACCGCTGCGCCGACGGGCGATGGGTGGCCGTGTCGACCAGCGCGCAGAGCATCGCCGAGCGGGTGCTGCGGCTGGTCGGCCGCCCCGAGCTGATCGACGAGCCCTGGTTCGCCACCGGCAGCGGCCGGGCCGCGCACGCCGACGAGCTGGACGCGGCCGTCGCCGCCTGGGTGGCGAAGCGGGACCGGGACGAGGTCGTCACCGCGTTCGAGGCCGCGCAGGCCGCCGTCGCCCCCGTCTACGACGTCCGCGACATCCTCGCCGACCCGCAGTACGCGGCGCTCGGCACCGTCGCCACCGTCCCGGACGAGGAGCTCGGCCAGGTGCGGATGCAGAACGTGCCGTTCCGGATGTCCGCCACCCCCGGGGAGATCCGGCACGCGGGCCGGCGGCACGGCCAGGACACCGACGAGGTGTTCCGGGCGCTCGGCGTCACCGACGACGAACTGGCCGCGCTGCGCGCGCGGGGGGTGATCTGA
- a CDS encoding HpcH/HpaI aldolase/citrate lyase family protein, translating to MLLTWLYVPGDRPDRFAKAVASGADAVILDLEDAVVAGRKAYARAAVAEFLAAPHPVPVQVRVNELTGPDVDADLAAVAGTPGLAGLRLPKVEFPATVAALAARTDTPLHPLIESAAGLEAAYPIATAHPAVASLGLGEADLRSDLGVADDDGLLWARGRVVVAARAAGLPPPAMSVYANVADLDGLAASCAAGRRLGFLGRAAIHPRQLPVIAEAFRPADCEVARARELLAAVADAQARDSGTVVLPDGRFADRAMVAAARRIVDLAARYAA from the coding sequence ATGCTGCTCACCTGGCTCTACGTGCCCGGCGACCGGCCGGACCGGTTCGCCAAGGCGGTCGCCTCGGGCGCCGACGCGGTCATCCTCGACCTGGAGGACGCCGTCGTCGCCGGTCGCAAGGCGTACGCCCGCGCCGCCGTCGCCGAGTTCCTCGCCGCGCCGCACCCGGTACCGGTCCAGGTCCGGGTCAACGAGCTGACCGGCCCGGACGTCGACGCCGACCTGGCCGCCGTCGCCGGCACGCCGGGGCTGGCCGGGCTGCGACTGCCCAAGGTGGAGTTCCCGGCGACCGTCGCCGCGCTCGCCGCCCGGACCGACACGCCGCTGCACCCGCTGATCGAGTCCGCCGCCGGGCTGGAGGCCGCGTACCCGATCGCGACCGCGCATCCGGCGGTGGCCTCGCTCGGGCTCGGCGAGGCCGACCTGCGCTCGGACCTGGGCGTCGCCGACGACGACGGCCTGCTCTGGGCGCGCGGCCGCGTCGTGGTCGCGGCCCGCGCGGCCGGCCTGCCGCCGCCCGCCATGTCGGTGTACGCGAACGTCGCCGACCTCGACGGGCTGGCCGCCTCCTGCGCGGCCGGCCGGCGGCTCGGCTTCCTCGGCCGGGCGGCCATCCACCCGCGCCAGCTCCCGGTGATCGCCGAGGCGTTCCGGCCGGCCGATTGCGAGGTGGCCCGGGCCCGGGAACTCCTCGCCGCGGTCGCCGACGCGCAGGCCCGCGACTCCGGCACGGTGGTGCTGCCCGACGGCCGGTTCGCCGACCGGGCGATGGTGGCCGCCGCCCGCCGCATCGTCGACCTGGCCGCCCGGTACGCCGCTTGA
- a CDS encoding glycogen debranching N-terminal domain-containing protein gives MTEDLVRLLDGNTFVVSDDTGDIDASPTIPTGLFSFDTRFLSKWLLSIDGERLSALAVDDIEYFEARFFLVPPAPTPLVDPKVSAIRERSIGGSFHERLTVINHQDEPVGLRIRFEVGSDFADLFEIKDVRKKKGEYYARAEDGRLRLGYKRKQFQRETVVSSTEPARIDEHGLTYDVRIGPRAEWVTELHVQTLGLDGRDIRESLQGRPGRVKTEMRRDLDRWLAERPRLACDSGSLTMTYRRSLIDLAALRFTPLTAGGRTLPAAGLPWFMAIFGRDSIFTSLQALPFAPDLAATTLRLLTLLQGAVLDDFREEEPGKIMHELRYGETVGFEEQPHSPYFGSADATPLYVILIDEYERWTGDANAVRLLERSARAALDWIDECGDIMGNGYIWYQRRNEVNGLENQCWKDSWDAISYHDGRLPGLPRATCELQGYAYDAKIRGARLAREFWNDPAYADRLEREAAELKERFNRDFWVEDGEYYALALDADGGQVDALSSNIGHLLWSGIVEESRAAKIAEHLLGPRLFSGWGVRTLAAGEARYNPLGYHVGTVWPFDNSFIAWGLRRYGFAQEAAHIAQGIIDAAEFFDGRLPEAFAGHDRELTRYPVRYPTACSPQAWSTGTPLLLLRTMLGMDPRGEHMVTRPAVPKEIGRIELRDIPGRWGRADAFGRGRIG, from the coding sequence ATGACTGAGGATCTCGTCAGGCTTCTCGACGGCAACACGTTCGTGGTCAGTGACGACACCGGCGACATCGACGCGTCTCCCACCATCCCGACCGGGCTGTTCTCGTTCGATACCCGGTTCCTGTCGAAATGGCTGCTCAGCATCGACGGTGAACGACTCAGCGCGCTCGCGGTCGACGACATCGAGTACTTCGAAGCGCGGTTCTTTCTCGTCCCGCCTGCTCCGACTCCCCTTGTCGACCCCAAGGTTTCGGCGATCCGCGAACGCTCGATCGGTGGCAGCTTCCACGAACGGTTGACTGTGATCAACCACCAAGATGAGCCGGTCGGCCTCCGGATCCGGTTCGAGGTCGGCAGCGACTTCGCCGATCTGTTCGAGATCAAGGACGTGCGGAAGAAGAAGGGAGAGTACTACGCGCGGGCCGAAGACGGGCGCCTGCGCCTCGGCTACAAGCGCAAGCAGTTCCAGCGGGAGACAGTCGTCTCCAGCACCGAGCCGGCCCGGATCGACGAGCACGGGCTGACGTACGACGTCAGGATCGGGCCACGTGCCGAATGGGTAACCGAGCTGCACGTGCAGACATTGGGCCTGGACGGACGTGATATCCGGGAGAGCCTCCAGGGCAGACCCGGTCGGGTCAAGACGGAGATGCGCCGGGACCTGGACCGGTGGCTCGCTGAAAGACCCCGCCTGGCCTGCGACTCCGGGTCACTGACGATGACCTACCGGCGTAGCCTCATCGACCTCGCCGCGCTGCGCTTCACGCCGCTGACGGCCGGCGGACGAACCCTTCCTGCCGCCGGTCTGCCGTGGTTCATGGCCATCTTCGGTCGGGACAGCATCTTCACCAGTCTGCAGGCGCTGCCGTTCGCACCGGATCTCGCCGCTACGACGCTGCGCCTTCTGACGCTGCTGCAGGGCGCCGTGCTGGACGATTTTCGCGAGGAGGAGCCGGGAAAGATCATGCACGAGTTGCGCTACGGGGAGACGGTCGGGTTCGAGGAGCAGCCGCACTCACCGTATTTCGGCAGCGCCGACGCGACGCCCCTGTACGTGATCCTCATCGACGAATATGAGCGGTGGACCGGAGACGCCAATGCGGTGCGGCTTCTCGAGCGCTCTGCGCGGGCCGCCCTCGACTGGATCGACGAGTGCGGCGACATCATGGGCAACGGCTACATCTGGTACCAGCGCCGCAACGAGGTCAATGGCCTGGAAAACCAGTGCTGGAAGGACTCCTGGGACGCGATCTCCTACCACGACGGCAGGCTGCCCGGGCTGCCCCGCGCCACCTGCGAGCTGCAGGGCTACGCCTACGACGCCAAGATCCGCGGCGCCCGCCTGGCCCGCGAGTTCTGGAACGACCCGGCGTACGCCGACCGCCTCGAACGGGAAGCCGCCGAGCTCAAGGAACGGTTCAACCGGGACTTCTGGGTCGAGGACGGCGAGTACTACGCCCTCGCCCTCGACGCCGACGGCGGCCAGGTCGACGCCCTGTCCTCAAACATCGGCCACCTGCTGTGGAGCGGCATCGTCGAGGAGTCCCGAGCCGCGAAGATCGCCGAACACCTCCTCGGTCCCCGACTCTTCTCCGGCTGGGGCGTGCGCACCCTCGCGGCGGGAGAGGCCCGGTACAACCCGCTCGGCTACCACGTCGGCACCGTCTGGCCCTTCGACAACTCCTTCATCGCCTGGGGACTCCGCCGCTACGGCTTCGCCCAGGAAGCCGCGCACATCGCCCAGGGCATCATCGACGCAGCCGAGTTCTTCGACGGTCGACTGCCGGAGGCCTTCGCCGGACATGACCGGGAGCTGACCAGGTATCCGGTGCGATACCCGACGGCCTGCAGTCCGCAGGCATGGTCGACGGGCACCCCCTTGTTGCTGCTGCGGACCATGCTCGGCATGGATCCGCGCGGGGAACACATGGTGACCAGACCAGCGGTGCCCAAAGAGATCGGCCGGATCGAACTGCGGGACATCCCGGGCCGGTGGGGTCGCGCCGACGCCTTCGGACGCGGGCGGATCGGCTGA
- a CDS encoding SCP2 sterol-binding domain-containing protein yields the protein MSDPTAEFFDGLGHRGHEPLLQEATGTIRFDLEHDHGVDRWFVVIQQGDVRVSREEREADSVVRVDKGLFDRIVSGEENLYAAWVRNELRAEGEVRLARLIQRVFPGPPGAHDPRMFARERRRQA from the coding sequence ATGTCGGATCCTACGGCGGAGTTCTTCGACGGGCTCGGCCACCGCGGCCACGAACCCCTGCTCCAGGAGGCCACCGGCACCATACGCTTCGATCTCGAGCACGATCACGGGGTCGACCGTTGGTTCGTGGTGATCCAGCAGGGTGATGTCCGCGTTTCGAGAGAGGAGCGCGAGGCCGACTCGGTCGTCCGCGTCGACAAGGGGCTCTTCGACCGGATCGTCAGCGGCGAGGAGAACCTGTACGCGGCGTGGGTGCGTAACGAACTCAGGGCCGAGGGCGAGGTGCGGCTGGCCCGCCTCATTCAGCGAGTCTTTCCGGGGCCGCCCGGCGCGCACGACCCGCGGATGTTCGCCCGGGAGCGGAGACGGCAGGCATGA
- a CDS encoding SCP2 sterol-binding domain-containing protein, which yields MSDATSEFFDELDRRGSERLLKKTNGTIRFDLEHDHGIDHWLVTIINGDVQVSREKRDADCVIRADNAFFDRMARGEEKPLPAWLRNEITSEGKFRFIVLLERLFRESPGARHPRAFARERGGRR from the coding sequence ATGTCGGATGCGACCAGTGAGTTCTTCGACGAACTCGACCGCCGCGGGTCCGAACGCCTGCTGAAGAAGACCAACGGCACCATACGCTTCGACCTCGAACACGATCACGGGATCGACCATTGGCTCGTCACCATCATCAATGGTGATGTTCAGGTGTCGAGGGAGAAGCGCGACGCCGACTGCGTCATCCGTGCTGACAACGCGTTCTTCGACCGCATGGCCCGCGGCGAGGAGAAACCGTTGCCGGCGTGGCTGCGGAACGAGATCACGAGCGAAGGCAAATTTCGGTTCATAGTCCTGCTGGAGCGGCTCTTTCGCGAGTCGCCCGGCGCGCGCCATCCGCGGGCCTTTGCCCGCGAACGTGGGGGGCGTAGATGA